The Cellulomonas wangleii genome includes a region encoding these proteins:
- the dapA gene encoding 4-hydroxy-tetrahydrodipicolinate synthase, with protein MPAVTSATHPFGSLLSAMVTPMTADGAVDLEATVRLAKHLVDAGHDGLVLNGTTGEAPTTHAPEKAEIVAAVVEAVGDRAYVVAGAGSNDTAHAVRMAEQAAEAGAHGLLVVTPYYSRPSQDGIVAHVGAVASATDLPVMLYDVPGRAGVRLAASTIDRLAALDHVVAMKDASGDVVAAARSIVRTGLAWYSGDDALTLAQLAHGAVGLVGVATQAAPEGFARLFAAWQAGDPATALDVYRSLLPVVTALNGAGFQAAAAKAALVELGILHSRASRLPLVPFTDDEAADVRAGLAAAGLLGVVAGTDRA; from the coding sequence ATGCCCGCCGTGACCTCCGCAACCCACCCGTTCGGGTCGCTGCTGTCCGCCATGGTCACCCCGATGACCGCGGACGGCGCCGTCGACCTCGAGGCCACGGTCCGGCTCGCGAAGCACCTCGTCGACGCGGGGCACGACGGCCTGGTCCTCAACGGCACGACCGGCGAGGCGCCGACGACCCACGCACCGGAGAAGGCCGAGATCGTCGCCGCGGTCGTCGAGGCCGTCGGTGACCGTGCGTACGTCGTCGCCGGCGCCGGGTCGAACGACACGGCGCACGCCGTCCGCATGGCCGAGCAGGCCGCGGAGGCCGGCGCGCACGGGCTGCTCGTCGTCACCCCGTACTACTCGCGGCCGTCGCAGGACGGCATCGTCGCCCACGTGGGGGCCGTCGCGTCCGCCACGGACCTGCCCGTCATGCTCTACGACGTCCCCGGCCGTGCCGGGGTGCGGCTGGCGGCCTCGACGATCGACCGGCTCGCCGCCCTGGACCACGTCGTGGCGATGAAGGACGCGTCCGGCGACGTCGTCGCCGCCGCCCGGTCGATCGTGCGCACCGGCCTGGCCTGGTACAGCGGCGACGACGCCCTGACCCTCGCGCAGCTCGCGCACGGGGCCGTCGGCCTCGTGGGCGTCGCGACGCAGGCCGCGCCCGAGGGCTTCGCGCGCCTGTTCGCGGCCTGGCAGGCCGGCGACCCCGCGACCGCCCTCGACGTCTACCGTTCGCTGCTGCCCGTGGTCACGGCCCTCAACGGCGCCGGGTTCCAGGCGGCGGCCGCGAAGGCCGCGCTCGTCGAGCTCGGCATCCTCCACAGCCGGGCCTCCCGGCTTCCCCTGGTCCCCTTCACCGACGACGAGGCCGCCGACGTGCGTGCCGGTCTGGCGGCCGCAGGTCTGCTGGGCGTCGTCGCGGGCACCGACCGCGCGTGA
- a CDS encoding ribonuclease J, with translation MSHPHPDLTLPPPLPEGALRIVPLGGLGEVGRNMAVLEYAGRLLVIDCGVLFPEDHQPGVDLILPDFDYIRDRLDDIDAIVLTHGHEDHIGAVPYLLRLRRDIPLVGSQLTLAFVEAKLKEHRIAPLTLPVREGQVEQLGAFECEFVAVNHSIPDALAVAVRTPAGTVLHTGDFKMDQLPLDGRITDLRAFARLGEQGVDLFMVDSTNAEVPGFVTPEREIGPVLDQVFAESTGRVVVASFASHVHRVQQVIDAAVANERKVALVGRSMVRNMGIAAELGYLRVPDGVLVDQKQIEKLPDDRVVLMCTGSQGEPMAALSRIANGDHKVSVGPGDTVVLASSLIPGNENAVFRVINGLMRLGARVVHSGNAKVHVSGHASAGELLYCYNILRPRNVMPVHGEVRHLIANAALAVKTGVPADRVVLAEDGVVVDLIDGRARVVGAVPCGYVYVDGSSVGELTEAELKDRRILGDEGFVSIFAVVSSGDGKVLAGPQIHARGVAEQDDVFDEILPVLTAALEDAARSGATDTHQLQQVMRRVVGRWVSNKLRRRPMIIPVVVEA, from the coding sequence ATGAGTCACCCGCACCCCGACCTGACCCTGCCCCCGCCGCTGCCGGAGGGCGCTCTGCGGATCGTCCCCCTCGGCGGGCTCGGTGAGGTCGGGCGCAACATGGCCGTCCTCGAGTACGCGGGGCGGCTGCTCGTCATCGACTGCGGCGTCCTGTTCCCCGAGGACCACCAGCCCGGCGTCGACCTGATCCTGCCCGACTTCGACTACATCCGGGACCGCCTGGACGACATCGACGCGATCGTGCTGACGCACGGCCACGAGGACCACATCGGTGCCGTGCCGTACCTGCTGCGGCTGCGCCGCGACATCCCGCTGGTGGGCTCGCAGCTGACCCTCGCGTTCGTCGAGGCCAAGCTCAAGGAGCACCGCATCGCGCCGCTGACGCTGCCGGTGCGCGAGGGCCAGGTCGAGCAGCTCGGCGCCTTCGAGTGCGAGTTCGTCGCCGTCAACCACTCCATCCCGGACGCGCTCGCGGTCGCCGTGCGGACCCCCGCCGGCACCGTGCTGCACACCGGTGACTTCAAGATGGACCAGCTCCCGCTCGACGGGCGCATCACCGACCTGCGCGCGTTCGCGCGCCTCGGCGAGCAGGGTGTCGACCTGTTCATGGTCGACTCGACCAACGCCGAGGTCCCCGGCTTCGTCACCCCCGAGCGGGAGATCGGGCCGGTCCTCGACCAGGTCTTCGCCGAGTCCACCGGACGTGTCGTCGTGGCGTCGTTCGCGTCCCACGTGCACCGCGTGCAGCAGGTCATCGACGCTGCCGTGGCCAACGAGCGCAAGGTCGCCCTGGTCGGCCGGTCGATGGTGCGCAACATGGGCATCGCCGCCGAGCTGGGGTACCTGCGGGTCCCCGACGGGGTGCTGGTCGACCAGAAGCAGATCGAGAAGCTCCCCGACGACCGCGTCGTGCTCATGTGCACCGGGTCGCAGGGTGAGCCCATGGCCGCGCTGTCGCGCATCGCCAACGGCGACCACAAGGTGTCCGTCGGCCCCGGTGACACCGTGGTCCTCGCCTCGAGCCTCATCCCCGGCAACGAGAACGCCGTGTTCCGCGTCATCAACGGCCTCATGCGGCTGGGCGCGCGCGTCGTGCACTCGGGCAACGCCAAGGTCCACGTCTCGGGCCACGCCAGCGCCGGCGAGCTGCTCTACTGCTACAACATCCTGCGACCGCGCAACGTCATGCCCGTGCACGGCGAGGTGCGGCACCTCATCGCCAACGCCGCGCTCGCGGTGAAGACCGGTGTACCGGCGGACCGCGTGGTGCTCGCGGAGGACGGTGTGGTGGTCGACCTGATCGACGGCCGCGCCCGCGTCGTCGGCGCCGTGCCCTGCGGCTACGTGTACGTCGACGGGTCCAGCGTCGGCGAGCTCACCGAGGCCGAGCTGAAGGACCGTCGGATCCTCGGGGACGAGGGCTTCGTCTCCATCTTCGCCGTCGTGTCCTCCGGCGACGGCAAGGTGCTCGCCGGTCCGCAGATCCACGCCCGCGGCGTGGCCGAGCAGGACGACGTCTTCGACGAGATCCTGCCCGTGCTCACGGCCGCGCTCGAGGACGCCGCCCGGTCGGGCGCGACGGACACGCACCAGCTCCAGCAGGTGATGCGCCGCGTCGTGGGCCGCTGGGTGTCCAACAAGCTGCGTCGCCGGCCGATGATCATCCCCGTGGTCGTCGAGGCGTGA
- a CDS encoding DNA glycosylase AlkZ-like family protein, producing MTSTAPGATRAAVLRYRVHAQQLDAAPATSADPAAPTVLDAGVQDTGPDGALWALALRGADVRAGEPPEALVLAWTLRGAPHAYRRDELAAVEAAARPWSARDAAQRLFDAARPLRAAGIDPRDALATAARTMRDVVTAPMPKGAVSTALTSRLPEPYLRWCRTCGATHVYEQTFRLAALHGGLELVPGTSPPVLRRVTGWPPDAVGRTDAPGPGGRHDLVRTALHLLGPSTPRLVAAYLDAPVADVTARWPHDVHEVDVAGEPRSVLTADADALATAHDVPPAPVRLLGPYDLFLQARDRELLVPDAARRAALWPALGRPGAVLRDGDVVGTWRPRARGARLALEVDPWTPWDAATRRAVATEHERLAEFRGKQPA from the coding sequence ATGACGTCAACCGCCCCCGGTGCCACCCGCGCGGCGGTCCTGCGGTACCGGGTGCACGCCCAGCAGCTCGACGCCGCGCCGGCGACGAGCGCGGACCCCGCAGCGCCGACCGTGCTGGACGCCGGCGTGCAGGACACCGGACCCGACGGGGCCCTGTGGGCGCTGGCGCTGCGCGGTGCGGACGTGCGGGCGGGCGAGCCGCCCGAGGCCCTCGTGCTCGCCTGGACCCTGCGCGGCGCGCCGCACGCCTACCGGCGGGACGAGCTGGCCGCGGTCGAGGCCGCGGCCCGGCCCTGGTCGGCCCGTGACGCCGCCCAGCGGCTCTTCGACGCCGCACGCCCCCTGCGTGCGGCCGGGATCGACCCGCGCGACGCGCTGGCCACGGCCGCGCGCACCATGCGGGACGTCGTGACGGCGCCGATGCCGAAGGGTGCGGTGTCGACTGCCCTGACGTCCCGGCTGCCCGAGCCCTACCTGCGGTGGTGCCGCACGTGCGGCGCGACGCACGTGTACGAGCAGACGTTCCGCCTGGCCGCGCTGCACGGGGGCCTCGAGCTGGTGCCGGGGACCTCACCGCCGGTGCTGCGTCGGGTGACCGGCTGGCCGCCCGACGCCGTCGGCCGCACGGACGCACCCGGCCCCGGCGGGCGGCACGACCTCGTCCGCACGGCCCTGCACCTCCTGGGTCCGTCGACCCCCCGCCTCGTCGCCGCGTACCTGGACGCCCCGGTGGCTGACGTGACGGCGCGCTGGCCGCACGACGTCCACGAGGTCGACGTGGCAGGAGAACCACGCAGCGTCCTCACCGCGGACGCCGACGCGCTCGCCACCGCCCACGACGTGCCGCCGGCGCCCGTGCGGCTCCTCGGCCCGTACGACCTGTTCCTGCAGGCGCGGGACCGCGAGCTCCTCGTGCCGGACGCAGCGCGACGTGCGGCGCTGTGGCCGGCGCTCGGTCGGCCGGGCGCCGTGCTGCGGGACGGTGACGTCGTCGGCACCTGGCGCCCGCGTGCCCGCGGCGCCCGTCTCGCCCTCGAGGTCGACCCGTGGACGCCGTGGGACGCGGCCACGCGGCGCGCGGTCGCGACGGAGCACGAGCGCCTCGCGGAGTTCCGGGGCAAGCAGCCGGCCTGA
- a CDS encoding TetR/AcrR family transcriptional regulator — translation MPRPRSHDDTLRERLLEEATRAVADDGAAALTVRDAAARAGTSSSAVYALFGGRDALLQAVGDRAAARFAARLRDAPATGEPGADLLALGVAYRRFALDEPQAYRVMFARPGAGARHPASGPVDEAPTFVVLRDAAARALAASAAAPFDPDGADRDAVAAAATGLWALTHGWVMLEIDGLLPWPPHERDVRYVAALRGAGPGLLRGTPPGAVRDGPDGARTP, via the coding sequence GTGCCCCGCCCCCGCAGCCACGACGACACCCTGCGCGAACGACTCCTCGAGGAGGCGACCCGTGCCGTGGCGGACGACGGTGCGGCCGCGCTCACCGTCCGCGACGCCGCCGCCCGGGCCGGGACGTCGTCCAGCGCCGTGTACGCGCTCTTCGGCGGTCGGGACGCGCTGCTGCAGGCCGTCGGCGACCGCGCCGCGGCCCGGTTCGCCGCGCGGCTGCGCGACGCACCCGCCACCGGCGAGCCGGGCGCGGACCTGCTCGCGCTCGGGGTGGCCTACCGCCGCTTCGCCCTCGACGAGCCGCAGGCGTACCGCGTCATGTTCGCGCGCCCCGGCGCCGGGGCCCGCCACCCCGCGAGCGGGCCCGTGGACGAGGCGCCCACGTTCGTCGTGCTGCGCGACGCCGCCGCCCGCGCACTCGCCGCGAGCGCCGCCGCGCCCTTCGACCCCGACGGCGCCGACCGCGACGCGGTGGCCGCCGCCGCGACCGGGCTGTGGGCGCTCACCCACGGCTGGGTGATGCTCGAGATCGACGGCCTGCTCCCCTGGCCGCCGCACGAGCGCGACGTGCGGTACGTCGCCGCGCTGCGCGGCGCGGGCCCCGGCCTGCTGCGCGGCACCCCGCCCGGCGCTGTCCGCGACGGCCCGGACGGGGCCCGGACCCCGTAG
- a CDS encoding FtsK/SpoIIIE family DNA translocase codes for MATRTTPGPARPTRASGASPRSPKGAQPRGASRPAGRGAPPAPRQPALPVRIVRRVWMGAAHLVGGTARHVGAGARELDPAHRRDGLALTLVGLAVVVAAREWWDLSGTAGDVIHNVVAGTFGVVGVAVPVVLLGVGVRLMRHPDRVQANSRIGIGLSAITVAVCGIVHLANGLPATQDMAAVRAAGGIVGFGVGTPLATLLTTIVAGLLLGILAFFGVLVVTATPVHQIGPRLRGLYRRLTGQHEHPAEDVDEDAPLVIEALHSARPEPPAKKPRRLLGRRRAEDLAPPEDGRLDGYEGDEAFERAAVVAREEEEAAAAAAAADALETRRMAPTAPTVPMAAVEAELPAPPTSGVPRGEQPMLEGDVVYILPTEDVLAKGAPHKVRSAANDRVVESLTSVLEQFEIDAQVTGFTRGPTVTRYEVELGPAVKVERVTALSKNIAYAVASADVRILSPIPGKSAIGIEIPNTDRETVALGDVLRSSAAKRTEHPMVIGVGKDVEGGYVVANLAKMPHLLVAGATGAGKSSFVNSMIVSILMRSTPDEVRMILVDPKRVELTLYEGIPHLITPIITNPKKAAEALEWVVREMEARYDDLAMFGYKHIDDFNAAVRAGKVKPLPGSERKIATYPYLLVIVDELADLMMVAPRDVEASIQRITQLARAAGIHLVLATQRPSVDVVTGLIKANVPSRLAFATSSLTDSRVVLDQPGAEKLIGQGDALFLPMGAAKPMRTQGAWVSESEIHAVVEHVKTQLKPVYREDVAVVATKKQVDEDIGDDLDLLLQAAELVVTTQFGSTSMLQRKLRVGFAKAGRLMDLLESREIVGPSEGSKAREVLLQPDDLPATLAMLRGESAPEPAPLADEESPGGHVPADGD; via the coding sequence ATGGCGACCCGTACGACCCCCGGCCCCGCGCGCCCCACGCGTGCCTCCGGTGCGTCGCCCCGGTCACCCAAGGGCGCCCAGCCGCGCGGCGCGTCCCGTCCCGCGGGGCGTGGCGCCCCCCCGGCACCGCGTCAACCCGCTCTGCCGGTGCGCATCGTGCGCCGCGTCTGGATGGGCGCCGCGCACCTCGTCGGCGGAACCGCCCGGCACGTCGGGGCCGGTGCCCGCGAGCTCGACCCCGCCCACCGGCGCGACGGCCTCGCGCTGACGCTCGTCGGTCTGGCCGTGGTCGTCGCCGCGCGCGAGTGGTGGGACCTGTCCGGCACGGCCGGTGACGTCATCCACAACGTCGTGGCCGGGACGTTCGGCGTCGTCGGCGTCGCGGTGCCCGTGGTGCTGCTGGGGGTCGGCGTGCGGCTGATGCGGCACCCGGACCGCGTCCAGGCCAACTCGCGCATCGGCATCGGGCTCAGCGCCATCACGGTCGCCGTGTGCGGCATCGTCCACCTCGCGAACGGGCTGCCCGCCACGCAGGACATGGCTGCCGTCCGCGCCGCGGGGGGCATCGTCGGCTTCGGCGTCGGCACGCCGCTCGCCACGCTGCTGACGACGATCGTGGCGGGGCTGCTGCTCGGCATCCTCGCCTTCTTCGGGGTGCTCGTGGTCACGGCGACGCCCGTGCACCAGATCGGGCCCCGTCTGCGCGGCCTCTACCGCCGCCTGACCGGCCAGCACGAGCACCCCGCCGAGGACGTGGACGAGGACGCGCCCCTGGTGATCGAGGCGCTGCACAGCGCCCGTCCCGAGCCCCCGGCCAAGAAGCCGCGGCGTCTCCTGGGCCGCCGCCGGGCCGAGGACCTGGCGCCGCCGGAGGACGGGCGGCTCGACGGGTACGAGGGCGACGAGGCGTTCGAGCGCGCAGCCGTCGTGGCGCGCGAGGAGGAGGAGGCCGCCGCCGCCGCGGCTGCCGCCGACGCGCTGGAGACCCGGCGCATGGCGCCCACCGCGCCCACCGTGCCGATGGCGGCCGTCGAGGCCGAGCTGCCCGCGCCGCCCACCAGCGGGGTCCCGCGCGGTGAGCAGCCGATGCTCGAGGGCGACGTCGTCTACATCCTGCCCACCGAGGACGTGCTGGCGAAGGGCGCCCCGCACAAGGTGCGCTCGGCCGCCAACGACCGGGTCGTGGAGTCGCTGACGTCGGTCCTGGAGCAGTTCGAGATCGACGCGCAGGTCACCGGGTTCACCCGGGGGCCGACGGTCACCCGCTACGAGGTCGAGCTCGGGCCCGCCGTCAAGGTGGAGCGCGTCACCGCGCTGAGCAAGAACATCGCCTACGCCGTCGCCAGCGCCGACGTGCGCATCCTGTCGCCGATCCCCGGCAAGTCGGCCATCGGCATCGAGATCCCCAACACCGACCGCGAGACGGTCGCGCTGGGCGACGTGCTGCGCTCGTCGGCCGCCAAGCGCACCGAGCACCCCATGGTGATCGGCGTCGGCAAGGACGTCGAGGGCGGCTACGTCGTGGCCAACCTCGCCAAGATGCCGCACCTCCTGGTCGCGGGCGCCACCGGTGCGGGCAAGTCGTCGTTCGTCAACTCGATGATCGTCTCGATCCTCATGCGCTCCACGCCCGACGAGGTCCGCATGATCCTCGTCGACCCCAAGCGCGTCGAGCTCACGCTGTACGAGGGCATCCCGCACCTCATCACCCCCATCATCACCAACCCGAAGAAGGCCGCCGAGGCCCTCGAGTGGGTGGTGCGGGAGATGGAGGCGCGCTACGACGACCTGGCGATGTTCGGGTACAAGCACATCGACGACTTCAACGCCGCCGTGCGCGCCGGCAAGGTCAAGCCGCTGCCCGGGTCCGAGCGCAAGATCGCGACCTACCCGTACCTCCTGGTCATCGTCGACGAGCTCGCCGACCTCATGATGGTCGCCCCGCGCGACGTCGAGGCCTCGATCCAGCGCATCACGCAGCTCGCGCGGGCCGCCGGCATCCACCTGGTGCTCGCCACCCAGCGCCCGTCCGTCGACGTCGTCACCGGCCTCATCAAGGCCAACGTCCCCTCCCGCCTGGCCTTCGCCACGAGCTCGCTCACCGACTCCCGCGTCGTGCTGGACCAGCCCGGCGCCGAGAAGCTCATCGGCCAGGGTGACGCCCTGTTCCTGCCCATGGGCGCGGCCAAGCCGATGCGCACCCAGGGCGCGTGGGTCTCCGAGTCGGAGATCCACGCGGTCGTCGAGCACGTCAAGACGCAGCTCAAGCCGGTGTACCGCGAGGACGTCGCCGTGGTCGCCACCAAGAAGCAGGTCGACGAGGACATCGGCGACGACCTCGACCTGCTGCTGCAGGCCGCCGAGCTCGTCGTGACCACCCAGTTCGGCTCGACGTCGATGCTGCAGCGCAAGCTGCGCGTCGGGTTCGCGAAGGCGGGCCGGCTCATGGACCTGCTCGAGTCGCGCGAGATCGTCGGTCCGTCCGAGGGCTCGAAGGCGCGCGAGGTGCTGCTGCAGCCGGACGACCTGCCCGCGACGCTGGCGATGCTGCGCGGCGAGAGCGCGCCGGAGCCGGCGCCGCTCGCGGACGAGGAGAGCCCCGGCGGGCACGTCCCCGCCGACGGCGACTGA
- a CDS encoding putative bifunctional diguanylate cyclase/phosphodiesterase produces MDAGLVGPYSIVTTVIAVVAVGALATVLVLLRRERSQARRNAELVRVARQLHRRYDALQRVTAEGVVVQSRDGHVLDLSERAAQILGVEREAVVGVPVSRLPVVLLDDRGLAVNPGLVLGRHEGDADERTTVVTLVPPGPGNRPSVVQVTSRSVPAEEDGEIAVLTTVVDITARHDVEVALSRSETQFRVAMENAPIGMALVDLDWRITEANVALAELLGTHAAALRGYRVDELSAPEDRAAQRMEMDKLLGGGQQRFSLEMRCRRADDQLVWVVLDAALVRAADGGPDHFVVQVRDATESRMQAEMLTHRAMHDPLTGLANRTLLQEVLQAALAQPGAVDRIAVLACDLDGFKDINDRYGHAAGDDILVHVAGVLRAATSGSSTVARLGGDEFVVVLQDVHAAKAVFEVANEIHSGLAEPVRVGRRRLGVRASIGIALAEPHLVEAGAPTLLAAADAALYRAKQSGRGRTEVYDTSMEIAAPSMVHRELVEAIEAGELVVHYQPIVDLSDGHVVGYEALVRWQHPHRGLLLPGAFLPQVQEAGVSVLLGQLVATQVVEHLARTADDGRWVSVNVSADQLGDSELATRLLQDLSRHRVTAGRLVLELTESSLVASGTRIRHELTQLSAAGVPILLDDFGTGVSPLSYLRDLPVAGVKLDMSFTSGIPHDPTAGKVVRALGALARELAMVTIAEGIENEEQADFLRRNGWRYGQGWLYGGARPMP; encoded by the coding sequence GTGGACGCTGGTCTGGTCGGCCCGTACAGCATCGTCACGACGGTCATCGCGGTGGTCGCCGTCGGTGCGCTCGCGACCGTGCTGGTGCTGCTGCGCCGCGAGCGGTCGCAGGCCCGGCGCAACGCCGAGCTGGTCCGCGTGGCCCGGCAGCTGCACCGGCGCTACGACGCGCTGCAGCGCGTCACCGCCGAAGGTGTCGTGGTGCAGTCGCGGGACGGGCACGTGCTCGACCTGTCGGAGCGGGCCGCTCAGATCCTCGGCGTCGAGCGGGAGGCCGTCGTGGGGGTGCCGGTCTCGCGTCTCCCGGTCGTCCTGCTGGACGACCGCGGCCTCGCGGTGAACCCCGGCCTGGTGCTGGGCCGGCACGAGGGCGACGCGGACGAGCGCACCACGGTGGTCACCCTCGTGCCACCCGGTCCGGGCAACCGGCCGTCGGTGGTGCAGGTGACGAGCCGCTCCGTGCCCGCAGAGGAGGACGGGGAGATCGCCGTGCTCACCACGGTGGTCGACATCACCGCCCGCCACGACGTGGAGGTGGCGCTGTCCCGCAGCGAGACGCAGTTCCGGGTCGCCATGGAGAACGCGCCGATCGGCATGGCGCTCGTCGACCTCGACTGGCGGATCACCGAGGCCAACGTGGCGCTCGCCGAGCTGCTCGGCACCCACGCCGCGGCGCTGCGGGGCTACCGCGTCGACGAGCTCAGCGCACCCGAGGACCGCGCCGCCCAGCGCATGGAGATGGACAAGCTGCTCGGCGGGGGCCAGCAGCGGTTCTCGCTCGAGATGCGGTGCCGGCGTGCCGACGACCAGCTGGTGTGGGTCGTGCTGGACGCGGCGCTCGTGCGCGCCGCCGACGGCGGGCCGGACCACTTCGTCGTCCAGGTGCGCGACGCGACCGAGTCCCGCATGCAGGCGGAGATGCTCACCCACCGCGCCATGCACGACCCGCTGACGGGGCTGGCGAACCGCACGCTGCTCCAGGAGGTCCTGCAGGCCGCGCTCGCCCAGCCGGGGGCGGTGGACCGCATCGCGGTGCTCGCGTGCGACCTCGACGGGTTCAAGGACATCAACGACCGCTACGGCCACGCCGCGGGCGACGACATCCTCGTGCACGTCGCCGGCGTGCTGCGGGCCGCGACCTCCGGCAGCAGCACCGTCGCGCGGCTCGGCGGTGACGAGTTCGTCGTGGTGCTGCAGGACGTGCACGCCGCCAAGGCGGTTTTCGAGGTCGCGAACGAGATCCACTCCGGGCTCGCCGAGCCCGTGCGGGTCGGCCGCCGCCGGCTCGGTGTACGGGCGAGCATCGGCATCGCGCTCGCCGAGCCGCACCTGGTCGAGGCGGGTGCGCCGACGCTGCTCGCGGCGGCGGACGCGGCCCTCTACCGGGCCAAGCAGAGCGGCCGCGGGCGCACCGAGGTCTACGACACGTCGATGGAGATCGCCGCGCCCTCGATGGTGCACCGCGAGCTGGTGGAGGCCATCGAGGCAGGGGAGCTGGTGGTGCACTACCAGCCGATCGTCGACCTGTCCGACGGGCACGTGGTCGGCTACGAGGCGCTGGTGCGGTGGCAGCACCCCCACCGCGGGCTGCTGCTGCCGGGGGCGTTCCTGCCCCAGGTGCAGGAGGCCGGGGTGTCGGTGCTGCTCGGGCAGCTCGTGGCCACGCAGGTCGTCGAGCACCTGGCGCGGACCGCCGACGACGGACGCTGGGTGTCCGTCAACGTGTCCGCCGACCAGCTGGGGGACTCCGAGCTCGCCACGCGGCTGCTGCAGGACCTCTCGCGGCACCGCGTCACGGCGGGCCGGCTGGTCCTGGAGCTCACCGAGTCGTCCCTGGTGGCGTCGGGCACGCGCATCCGCCACGAGCTGACGCAGCTCTCGGCCGCGGGCGTGCCGATCCTGCTCGACGACTTCGGCACGGGCGTCTCGCCCCTGTCCTACCTGCGCGACCTGCCCGTCGCCGGGGTCAAGCTCGACATGTCGTTCACCTCCGGCATCCCGCACGACCCGACGGCCGGCAAGGTGGTGCGCGCGCTGGGTGCCCTGGCGCGGGAGCTCGCGATGGTCACGATCGCCGAGGGCATCGAGAACGAGGAGCAGGCCGACTTCCTGCGGCGCAACGGCTGGCGCTACGGGCAGGGCTGGTTGTACGGCGGCGCGCGCCCGATGCCCTGA
- a CDS encoding CapA family protein translates to MPRHARDPGAAVLPVAVASTLAALVLVGAAGAAGALALGPAPAPPVPTVAGAHASRPTVTPTPPPDPDPDPDVELTVVAAGDVLPHMPVLRSARVDGGYDFDRLLGPLDPWVQGADLALCHLEVPVAPDRSAPSGYPVFGAPAELAAGLADQGWDGCSTASNHAVDRGWAGVVATLDALDAAGLGHAGTARSAAEGADPQLYRLERGGRTVTVAHLSATYGTNGMPVDADKPWSVQLLDVDDVLARAGAARHAGADVVLVSLHWGTEYRTAPTDVQRAVAQRLADAGTVDLVIGHHAHVPQPVEQLAGGPGGAGMWVAYGLGNYVSNQDEACCSRATASGLLLTAQVVATGADPAAGTPAGPARVVGVQWTPVTVDRRGGHTVHALVDVPAGSAGLSAAQVADRLALVRDAAGTAAPERLAPALATGPAPVAVPRGR, encoded by the coding sequence GTGCCTCGACATGCCCGGGACCCCGGAGCAGCGGTGCTCCCCGTGGCCGTGGCGAGCACCCTGGCCGCGCTCGTGCTGGTGGGCGCCGCCGGAGCTGCCGGCGCCCTCGCCCTGGGGCCCGCACCGGCACCGCCCGTCCCGACGGTGGCGGGGGCCCACGCGTCGCGCCCGACCGTGACGCCCACCCCGCCGCCCGACCCCGACCCCGACCCGGACGTCGAGCTCACCGTCGTCGCCGCGGGCGACGTCCTGCCGCACATGCCCGTCCTGCGCTCGGCCCGGGTCGACGGCGGCTACGACTTCGACCGCCTGCTCGGCCCGCTCGACCCGTGGGTCCAGGGCGCCGACCTGGCGCTGTGCCACCTGGAGGTGCCCGTGGCACCGGACCGCTCGGCACCGTCGGGCTACCCCGTCTTCGGGGCCCCTGCGGAGCTCGCGGCAGGGCTGGCCGACCAGGGCTGGGACGGCTGCTCGACCGCCTCGAACCACGCCGTCGACCGCGGGTGGGCCGGGGTCGTCGCCACGCTCGACGCGCTCGACGCCGCGGGGCTGGGACACGCGGGCACGGCACGGTCGGCGGCCGAGGGCGCCGACCCGCAGCTCTACCGCCTGGAACGCGGCGGCCGCACGGTGACCGTCGCGCACCTCTCCGCGACCTACGGCACCAACGGCATGCCGGTCGACGCCGACAAGCCGTGGTCGGTCCAGCTGCTCGACGTGGACGACGTCCTCGCGCGGGCCGGCGCGGCCCGCCACGCCGGTGCCGACGTGGTCCTGGTGAGCCTGCACTGGGGCACGGAGTACCGCACGGCACCGACCGACGTGCAGCGGGCGGTCGCGCAGCGCCTCGCCGACGCGGGCACGGTCGACCTCGTGATCGGGCACCACGCCCACGTGCCCCAGCCGGTCGAGCAGCTCGCCGGCGGGCCGGGAGGGGCCGGGATGTGGGTCGCCTACGGCCTCGGCAACTACGTGTCCAACCAGGACGAGGCGTGCTGCTCGCGCGCCACCGCCTCCGGGCTGCTGCTGACCGCCCAGGTCGTCGCGACGGGGGCCGATCCCGCCGCCGGCACGCCCGCCGGGCCCGCCCGCGTGGTCGGGGTGCAGTGGACGCCCGTCACGGTGGACCGGCGCGGCGGGCACACGGTCCACGCGCTCGTCGACGTCCCGGCCGGCTCGGCGGGCCTGTCGGCCGCCCAGGTGGCCGACCGGCTCGCGCTCGTCCGGGACGCTGCGGGCACCGCGGCACCCGAGCGCCTCGCACCGGCCCTGGCCACGGGCCCTGCACCGGTGGCCGTCCCGCGCGGTCGGTGA